One Brassica napus cultivar Da-Ae chromosome A1, Da-Ae, whole genome shotgun sequence genomic region harbors:
- the LOC106347018 gene encoding NADH dehydrogenase [ubiquinone] 1 beta subcomplex subunit 10-B, with translation MGRKKGLPEFEETAPDGFDPANPYKDPVAMMEMREHIVREKWIQIEKAKIMREKVKWCYRVEGVNHYQKCRHLVQQYLDSTRGVGWGKDHRPMSLHGPKPEAVEAE, from the exons atggGGAGAAAGAAGGGATTGCCGGAGTTCGAAGAGACGGCGCCGGATGGCTTCGATCCGGCGAATCCTTACAAGGATCCGGTGGCGATGATGGAAATGAGAGAGCACATCGTCCGGGAGAAGTGGATCCAGATCGAGAAGGCGAAGATCATGCGCGAGAAGGTCAAATGGTGTTACCGCGTCGAAGGAGTCAACCATTACCAGAAATGCCGTCATCTCGTCCAGCAGTACCTCGACTCCACTCGCGGCGTCGGATGGGGGAAAGACCACCGTCCTATGTCGCTCCACG GCCCTAAGCCTGAGGCCGTTGAAGCTGAATAA